Within the Trichocoleus sp. FACHB-46 genome, the region GTTTGGCTCAAGACCCTCTGGTTCCTTGGCCGCGATCGCAAACTTCAGCCTCTAACACCCCCTGAGCTTGATCAATCTCGGATGGCAATCCCTCACGAGATGATTCTGTCTATTCTCGGCCCAGCTAGTTCTGCTCCTACCCATGACGTTTCTCTCGCTGACTTACGGACTTTTTCTGATCCTCGTTCTCGGCATTTACTGGTCGGTGCGAGAACCGTGGTGGCGATTATGGACCCTGCTGATTGCCAGCCTGGTGTTCTATGCTTCCTTGCAGGTGGTTTATATTCCCCTGCTGTTCGCGAGTTTGTGGCTTAATTTCCGCATTGGGCAGGCGATCGGTGAGCCACCAGACTGGCGGATTGAAGATTGGCAGTTTGCCCAACAGGATTGGAATCGTCGCCGAGTTCAGCTGTTGTGGTTCGGGATTGCCGCCAATGTCTTATTGCTGGTGGGCTTTAAGTATGTGCCCTTCTTGCTCTCTAGTGTGGGGGGTGGCCTAAATTGGGCCGCCGCTCAGCAAAATGCTAGCTGGCTAGACGAAAACTTAGTCGTACCGTTAGGGCTGAGCTTTTTTACTTTTGAATGTATCGCCTATTTAGTCGATGTCTATCGTGGCGCTCCTGCGACCCAGCAATTTCTCAAGTTCTCGGCTTATAAGCTGTTTTTTCCCAAGTTAATTTCTGGGCCAATTACTCGGTTTCACCTATTTGCTACCCAGTTAAAGGCGCAGCAGTTTCCTAAGCCCGATCAGATCGTGGAAGGAGTTTGGCTGATTGCTTGTGGCGCAGTGAAGAAAGGGCTTTTGAGCGACAATATTGGCACTTTTGTGGATCTTTGCTTCGGTAATATCCAGCGGGCGGGTAGCGGCGACTTGTGGTTAGCGACCTTTGCCTATGGGCTGCAACTTTATTTAGACTTCAGCGGCTACGTGGATATTGTCCGAGGCAGCGCCATGTTGCTCGGCTTCAACTTGCCGCAGAATTTTGACTTCCCCTACTTCTCCACTAGCATTGCTGACTTTTGGCGACGGTGGCACATGACGCTGGGCGATTGGCTGCGAAACTACCTTTATTTTCCACTGGGTGGCTCCCGGCAAGGGTTACAGCGCACTTGCCTCAACTTGATGATTGTGATGCTGATTGCGGGAATTTGGCATGGAGCCGCTTGGGGTTTCGTGGTCTGGGGTGCTATCCACGGCCTCGCTTTGGTCGTACATCGGCTAACCCAGGTTTATAGCGATCGCACCCCTAGCCTTAAAGCTTTTTGGCTTAGTATTCCGGGGGCGGTCATTGCTTGGCTAATCACGCAACTGATGGTGTTTATAGCCTGGATCTTCTTCCGCTTACCTAACCTGAAGGACTCCACTTGGGTCGTGCAACATCTCTGGGGTCATGCAGCAGATGCTCAATTTACCCAAAAGATTTATCTGGAAGGGTTAAAAATGGAGCGACCGCAGATAGCCTTACTGCTGTGGTTAATTGTGGCTTTAATGGGCGTTGCCTATGCCTTCAATCGCGGTCTGAAGTTACAAATTAATTGGCCGCTGAAGCTTCTGCTGGTGCCGTTGTTCTTTTTCCTGGTCTGGATGTTAGCGCCTCAAGGCAGTCTGCCCTACATCTACTTTGATTTCTAGAGCACCTTCTAGGGAGTTCTATTAAAACAAGGAAGCCCCGATCAACTTGATCAGGGCTTCTATTTATTAAATGCTAGCTAATTTATACAAGTCGCTAGCGGTTTTTATTTGTTTTTATCTCTAAACGTATCTTCGCTAACTTCTGGCTCTGAGGCTAGGGTTAACCTACCCATTCGTTACCCAAAGCTTATAGGTATCCGCTTCAGAATATTTTTATGATTGCCTCTAAAAAGAGCGATCGCCACCCTGAAGGGTTGATTAAATGTTGAAACTATTGGCACAGAAACAACCCAAGCCGGGGGGCTAAAATCTCTTTACAGAAGTTCATTTCCCTCCGACTGAGCGCTCTCAAATAATAAATATTATTTAACGGCATTAAGGAAAGAA harbors:
- a CDS encoding MBOAT family protein, whose product is MTFLSLTYGLFLILVLGIYWSVREPWWRLWTLLIASLVFYASLQVVYIPLLFASLWLNFRIGQAIGEPPDWRIEDWQFAQQDWNRRRVQLLWFGIAANVLLLVGFKYVPFLLSSVGGGLNWAAAQQNASWLDENLVVPLGLSFFTFECIAYLVDVYRGAPATQQFLKFSAYKLFFPKLISGPITRFHLFATQLKAQQFPKPDQIVEGVWLIACGAVKKGLLSDNIGTFVDLCFGNIQRAGSGDLWLATFAYGLQLYLDFSGYVDIVRGSAMLLGFNLPQNFDFPYFSTSIADFWRRWHMTLGDWLRNYLYFPLGGSRQGLQRTCLNLMIVMLIAGIWHGAAWGFVVWGAIHGLALVVHRLTQVYSDRTPSLKAFWLSIPGAVIAWLITQLMVFIAWIFFRLPNLKDSTWVVQHLWGHAADAQFTQKIYLEGLKMERPQIALLLWLIVALMGVAYAFNRGLKLQINWPLKLLLVPLFFFLVWMLAPQGSLPYIYFDF